Sequence from the Kribbella aluminosa genome:
CGGCAACAACACCAGCCGCACCACCTGGTTCTTCCGCAGACCCAGCGCGTACGATGCCTCCCGCTGACCCTTCGGTACGGCGGCGATGCCCGCGCGGAAGATCTCCGCCAGCACGGAACCGTTGTACAGGGTCAGGCCGAACACGACGTCCCAGAACGGCCCGATGCCGAGCTGCCACTGCAGGTTGCCGTAGTAGAAGAAGAACATCAGGATCAGCAGCGGGATCGCGCGGAACAGCTCGATCACGAGCGTGGCCGGCACCCGGACCCACTTGTGGTCGCTGATCCGGGCGGCCGCGAGGACCGCGCCGAGGATCAGCGCGAAGACGGTCGCCAGTCCGGCGGCCTTGAGCGTGTTCAGCAGGCCGTCGAGCAACTGCTGCTGGATCGACGTGTACTGGAACTGGATCCAGCGCCGGCTCTCGAACTGCCCGGAGGCGTTCAGCCGGTAGACGACCCAGCCGACGGCGGCCAGCACCAGGAGGATGACGACGACGTTGGCGATCCGGTTCCGCGCCTTCGCCCGCGGACCGGGTACGTCGTACAGGACCGCACTCATCAGGCCACCGCCGTCCGTCGTTCGGCCCACCGTTGCAGGAGGACCAGGGGAATGATGGCGATCAGGAAGCCGATGGTGATCCAGACCAGGGTCAGCACCTGGTTCTCACCGCGCTCGGCCATCACCGCCGGGATCGCCCCGGCCTCGGCGACCGAGAAGCCCGCCGCGATCGTGGTGTTCTTGAGCAGGGCGATCAGCACGCTGGTCAGCGGCGGCACGATCGCCCGGAACGCCTGCGGCAGCACGACGATCCGCAGTACCTGCAGGAACGTCATGCCGACCGCGCGGGCGGCCTCGCTCTGGCCGGGTGCGACCGTGTTGATCCCGGAGCGGACGACCTCGCAGATGAACGCCGAGGTGTAGATGGTCAGCGCGGTGACCGCGGACCAGAAGTACGACGGAAGCTCGATCTGCATCTTCGGGGCGCCGAAGACCAGGAACGCGAACACCAGGGTCAGCGGGGTGTTGCGCAGGATGTTGACGTAGCCGGTGCCGAATCCGCGCAGGGCAGGCACCGGAGAGACCCGGAACCCGGCCAGCGCGGTGCCGAGCACCAGGCTGAACACCCCGGCGACCAGGAACAGCCTGATCGTCGTCCAGAAACCGTCGACGAACAGTTTCCAGTTGTCGGTGAGGACCGAGAGCATCGCGACCTTCCTCTTGCTTACAGGTCCGTACAGGTACACAGTCGGCCGCGGCGCCCGTGTCAGGACGCCGCGGCCGGTCGGTGGATCAGTACTTCTCGAGCGGCGGCGGGGTCGAGTCCGAGCCCGACTTGCCGAGCGTCTCGTCGTAGATCGCCTTCCAGGTGCCGTCGGCCTCGCCGGCAGCCAGGACGGAGTTCACCTTGTCGCGCAGCGCCTTGTCGGCCAGCGGCAGGCCGATGCCGTACTTCTCGACGCTGAACGGCTTGCCGACCACACGGAGCTGGTCGGGCGCGGTGGCGGCGTACCCCTTGAGGATCGCGTCGTCGGTGGTGACCGTGTCGACCTTCTTGTCCAGCAGCTGGGAGACGCACTCCGAGTAGGTCTTGAACTCGGAGATGTTGCTCGGCTCGGTCAGCTGCTCGTCCTTGACCCGCTGGATCGGGGTCGAACCGGTCGCCGAGCAGACCTTCTTGCCCTTCAGTGCGGTCTTGCCGGCGTCCATCGAGGTGTCGTCCTTGCGGACCAGCAGGTCCTGGCCGGCGATGAAGTACGGGCCGGCGAACGAGACCTGCTTCTTGCGCTTGTCGGTGATCGAGTAGGTGCCGACGTAGTAGTCGATCTCACCGCCGGCGATCGCGGTCTCGCGGTTCGCGGACGGGATCTCCTTGTACTCGACCTTGTCGGGGTCGAGGCCGAGGCCGGCCGAGACCATCCGGGCGACCTCGATGTCGAAGCCGCAGCGCTTGCCGCTGGCGTCCTTGTAGCCGAGGTTCGGCTGGTCGGCCTTGACGCCGACGGTCAGCTTGCCGGCGGACTTGATCTTGGTGAAGGTCGGGCTGCCGGCTACGTCCACGCCGCTCGCGGTGGTGAACTTGTGCAGTTGGCCGCACGAGTCGGAGGCGTTGCCGCCGCCACTGCCCCCGGCGCTCGGCTCGCTCTTGCCACAGGCGGCGGCGGTCAGCGCGAGCGCTGCGACGCCTACCGTGGAGACGAGGGTGCGCATTCTCATGATCAGGATTCCCCTTCGGTTCGTTGCTGGGTACGGCTGCGGGCAGTGCGACTGCCGGCTCAGTGCTTGAGGATCTTGCCCAGGAAGTCCTGGGCGCGCTTCGAGGTCGGGCTCGTGAAGAAGGTCTCCGGATCGGATTCCTCGACGATCTCGCCGTCGGCCATGAACACCACCCGGTTCGCCGCGGTCCGGGCGAAGCCCATCTCGTGCGTCACCACGACCATCGTCATGCCCTGCCTGGCGAGGTCGACCATCACCTCGAGTACCTCCTGGATCATCTCCGGGTCGAGCGCCGAGGTGGGCTCGTCGAAGAGGATCACCTTCGGGTCCATGGCCAGGGCGCGGGCGATCGCCACGCGCTGTTGCTGACCCCCGGACAGCTGGGCCGGGTACTTGTCGGCCTGGCTTGCCACGCCGACCCGTTCCAGCAGCTCCATTGCCCGCTTCTCGGCCTGCTTCTGGTCCGCCTTGCGGACCTTGGTCGGGCCGAGGGTCACGTTCTGCAGAATCGTCTTGTGGGCGAACAGGTTGAACGACTGGAACACCATGCCGACGTCGGCCCGCAGCTTGGCCAGCGCGCGACCCTCACTGGGGAGGGCCTGGCCGTCCAGGGTGATGCTGCCGGAGTCGATCGGCTCGAGCCGGTTGATCGTGCGGCACAGCGTCGACTTGCCGGACCCGGACGGGCCGATCACGACGACTACTTCGCCCTCGTCGATGGACAGGTTGATGTCCTTCAGGACGTGCAGATCGCCGTAATGTTTGTTGACGCCGGTCAGCGCAACCAGGCCGGCCGCTTTCCGTGTGTCCTGCGCCAGGGTGCCCGAATCGCTCATGGCCAGAACTTAGCGGAGGCCGGGGTGCGGTCGCAGGCCCGGGTGGTTCCACGGTGGTAACGATCTGCAATAAACCGGAGCGGACTGTGACCTGTTGATCACCGTCCGCCCGGGTTTGTGCTTCAGTGTCCGGTTGTGCCGGTCCCGCAGCAGCCTCCTGCAGCGATGGTCGCGGCCGTCGGCGGCTCCTTGACCGCGGCCTCGACGCCGGCGAGCATCTGCCGCCGGGCGGCGGGGGAGATGACCCGGCCGCGGGTCACCACGGTGTCGATCCGGCGGCTGTTGCGGATATCGGCCAGCGGGTCCGCATCCAGTACGACGAGGTCCGCGATCTTCCCGGCTTGTACGGCGCCCAGGTCCGCGGTCCGCCCGAGGAACTTGGCCGGCTCGACCGTCGCGGCGTACAGCGCCTGCCGTGGGGTCGCGCCCGCGCCGACCAGGTGCTCCAGCTCGTCGTGCAGCGCGAACCCGGGCACGGAGTACGGCGTACCCGTATCGGTGCCGGCCATGACCGGTACGTCGTGCGCGAACAGCTCCCGGACGAACCGCTGCCGCCACGCCCACATCTGGCGCTGGTGGGAGATCTCCTCCGCGGTGCGGTTCGCGGCGTACATGGTCTGGATCACGTAGTCGTAGGTCCCGATCGAGTCCGCGCTCAGGTACTTCGCCAGCGCCGGGTCGAGCCGGGTGTAGTCGATCTGGTCGAGGACCCTGTGCATGGTCAGCGTCGGCGTCACCCGGGTCCGGTTACGGCGCAGCGTGCCGAACACGTCGGCGGCGCGGGCCGGGCTGTACGTGTTCGCGGCGATCCACTCGATCGGGTGCAGTTGCCGGAACCAGCTGTTGTAGTCGCCGTTCGCGACCTTGATCCCGAGCACCATCCGCCGTACGTCGGCCTCTCGGGTGGACACCGCCAGGCCGAGCGAGTGGATGTGCTCGATGCTGCGCTGGCCGCGGTTGCTGACCTCCGTCGAGGTGACCTCGTCGGGCCCGTGGCCGTGCACGGTCAGGCCGACCTTGCGGGCCTCGTCGATGATCGCCAGCCAGGACTCCCGGCTGAGCCGCGAGTACACCTTGACGAAGTCGGCGCCCTCGGCCTTGACCCGGCGTACGGCGGCCCTCGCATCGGTGGCGCCGTCGACCACGATCACCTTGATCAGGTTCGGGTCCCACAGCGTCGGGTCGCCGTCGATGATGTTGCTGGCGACCACCATCCGCGGACCGAGCAGCGTGCCCGCCTCGATCCGGTCCCGCCAGTCGTACAGCGCCGGGTTCGTACCGGACATCTCCCGGACCGTGGTCAGCCCGTTCGCGAGGTACAAGGGCGGCGAGACCCGCTCGTCGCCGAGGCTGTGGACGTGCATGTCGGCGAGGCCCGGGATGACGTACTTGCCGGCCAGGTCGACCTCCACCGCACCCTGCGGCACCGGAAACCGCCCGACCCCGACGATCCGCTCGCCGCTGATCAGCACTGTTTGATTGGGGTCCCGACGCCCGGTGCTGACGTCGATGACCGTGACGCCGGTCAGCGCGGTGAGCGCGGTGAGCTTCGCGGGCTTCGCCTGGGACGTGGAGGTCGTGGTGAACGTGCCACCCGCGACGATCGCGGCGCCGGCGGCAGTACGGGCGAGAAACTGACGACGAGAACTGTTCATGCCCCTCACTATTGTCCGTGCGGGCTTGGTGGTCAGGGGGGTCAGGCCGTTGGCCCAGGTAGGGAAATGTCTACCGCGGCACGTACTCTTGGTGGCTGTCATGCGTACTTATGAGGTCCGCACCTACGGGTGCCAGATGAATGTCCACGACTCCGAGCGGCTGCGCGGGCTGCTGGAGGATGCGGGCTACGTCCGCGCGCCGGAGGGCGACGACGCCGATGTGGTCGTCTTCAACACCTGCGCGGTCCGCGAGAACGCCGACAACAAGCTGTACGGCAACCTCGGGCACCTGGCGCCGGTGAAGGCCAAGAAGCCCGGCATGCAGATCGCCGTCGGCGGGTGCCTGGCGCAGAAGGACAAGGCGTCGATCGTTCGCAAGGCCCCGTGGGTGGACGTGGTCTTCGGGACGCACAACATCGGGTCGCTGCCGGCGCTGCTGGAGCGGTCCCGGGTCGAGCAGGAGTCGCAGGTCGAGATCCTCGAGGCGCTCGAGGTGTTCCCGTCGACGCTGCCGACCCGCCGCGAGTCGCCGTACAGCGCCTGGGTCTCGGTGAGCGTCGGCTGCAACAACACCTGCACGTTCTGCATCGTGCCGTCGCTGCGCGGCCGCGAGAAGGACCGCCGGCCGGGCGAGATCCTCGCCGAGGTCGAGGCGCTGGTCGCCGAGGGCGTGCTCGAGGTGACCCTGCTCGGGCAGAACGTCAACTCGTACGGCGTGGAGTTCGGCGACCGGTTCGCGTTCTCGAAGCTGCTCCGTTCGTGCGGCTCGATCGACGGCCTGGAGCGGGTCCGCTTCACCTCGCCGCATCCGCGGGACTTCACCGCGGACGTGATCGAGGCGATGGCCGAGACGCCGAACGTGATGCCTTCGCTGCACATGCCGCTGCAGTCCGGCTCGGACGCCGTACTGAAGGCGATGCGCCGTTCGTATCGGCGGGACCGTTATCTGAAGATCATCGAAGACGTGCGGGCGGCCATGCCCGACGCCGCGATCACCACCGACATCATCGTCGGGTTCCCGGGGGAGACCGAGGAGGACTTCCAGGGCACCCTCGACGTGGTCCGGCAGGCGCGGTTCGCGGGCGCGTTCACCTTCCAGTACTCGAAGCGTCCCGGGACGCCGGCCGAGTCGATGGAGAACCAGATCCCGCGGGACGTCGTCCAGGAGCGGTACGAGCGGCTCGTCGCACTGCAGGACGACATGGCCTGGGGCGAGAACAAGGTGCTCGTCGGGCGTTCGGTCGAGGTCCTCGTCGCCGAGGGGGAGGGGCGGAAGGACGCCTCCACCCACCGGCTCAGCGGCCGCGGCGCGGACAACCGGCTCGTCCACTTCGCCGTACCGGAAGGTGTCGAGGCGCCGCGACCGGGTGACATGGCAACGGTCGAGATCACGTACGCCGCTCCGCACCACCTGGTCGCCGACGTGTTCGGTGCGGTACGCCGGACCCGCGCCGGCGACGCGTGGGAACGCGTCCAGGGAGTACCGGCCGCCACGCCCGGCGTCATGCTCGGCATGCCAACGATCGGCGCCCAGCCGATGGAGCCCGCAGCCGGCGGCTGCCAGGTCGGATGAGCCTGCTCGCCCCCGATGCCGAGCCGTTCGCGTTCGGGCGGGACGCGGACATCTACGCGATCGACGAGGACTGGGTCCTGCGGCGGTACCGGAACGGGCACCCGGTCCGCGACGAGGCCGACTTCATGCGGCACGTGGCGCAGTACGGGTATCCGGTGCCGGTGGTCCGCGAGGTGGACGGCGCCGACATGGTCGTGCAGCGGCTCGAGGGGCCGACGCTCGGCGAGGCCGCGATCGCGGGCGAGCTGACCGCGACCGACATCGGGCTGCTGCATGCTGACCTGCACCGCCGGCTGCAGTCGATCCCGGCGCCGAGCGGTACGCCGGGGCTGGTCGTGGTGCACGGCGACCTGCACCCGCTGAACGTGATCTCCACGCCGGACGGGCCGGTCGTGATCGACTGGCGGGATGCCGAGGAGGGGATCGCGGAGTTCGACATCGCGATGTCCGCGATCATCTTCGCGCAGGTGGCGCTCGACCCTTCGTACGCGGACCTCAACACGCTGCTCCGCGACGCGCTGGCGACGTACCTGGCGAACTCGATCGACCCGACCCCTGGCCTCGACGCCGCCCTCGCCCGCCGCGCGGCCAACCGCACGCTGACTGCGGCGGAGCGTGAACTGCTACCGGCTCAGGAAGCGCTGATCCGCGCCCACCTGTGAGCGGTGCGTACCGAAGAACGGGCAGTGGTCTGCCTGCGCAGCCGGCCCGCAGCGTAGAGCGGGCCGCTCGGCGGCGTCAGATCGTGACCACTGCCCGTTCTTCGGTACGGCTCAGGCGTTCAGGAACTCCGACGGCTTGAGCGGACGGGTGACGACGCGGAGCTCGCCGATGTTCCCGGCGAACGCCTGGTCGATCTTGTTGGCGTAGTGGCCAGCCGCAACCAGCCACGGCTTGCCCGCCGTCGCGAGCCCGTTGGACGGGGTCGCCGGGTTGCGCAGCAGCTCCGAGGAGTCGACGTACACGACGCTGTGCCGACCGTCGTTCACGATCGCCAGGTGGAACCACTCGCCCGCCTGCTGCTCGTGACCCCAGTTGGTGAACGTGTCGTTCTTGTCCGCCGGGTACGCCGCCCACTGCACCTGCAGCCCGCCGGAGAACCCGAGCTTGGCGGCCGGCTCGTCCGGGTCGCTCCCCGTCTTGCCCGCGTCGCGCCCGGTGCCGAGCCGGGTGAACAGACCCTCCCACGAGTGGTCCTGCCCGTCGTCGGCGAGCTTCACGAACGCCTCGATCGTGTACCCCTTCGG
This genomic interval carries:
- a CDS encoding amidohydrolase family protein, with amino-acid sequence MNSSRRQFLARTAAGAAIVAGGTFTTTSTSQAKPAKLTALTALTGVTVIDVSTGRRDPNQTVLISGERIVGVGRFPVPQGAVEVDLAGKYVIPGLADMHVHSLGDERVSPPLYLANGLTTVREMSGTNPALYDWRDRIEAGTLLGPRMVVASNIIDGDPTLWDPNLIKVIVVDGATDARAAVRRVKAEGADFVKVYSRLSRESWLAIIDEARKVGLTVHGHGPDEVTSTEVSNRGQRSIEHIHSLGLAVSTREADVRRMVLGIKVANGDYNSWFRQLHPIEWIAANTYSPARAADVFGTLRRNRTRVTPTLTMHRVLDQIDYTRLDPALAKYLSADSIGTYDYVIQTMYAANRTAEEISHQRQMWAWRQRFVRELFAHDVPVMAGTDTGTPYSVPGFALHDELEHLVGAGATPRQALYAATVEPAKFLGRTADLGAVQAGKIADLVVLDADPLADIRNSRRIDTVVTRGRVISPAARRQMLAGVEAAVKEPPTAATIAAGGCCGTGTTGH
- a CDS encoding amino acid ABC transporter permease; its protein translation is MSAVLYDVPGPRAKARNRIANVVVILLVLAAVGWVVYRLNASGQFESRRWIQFQYTSIQQQLLDGLLNTLKAAGLATVFALILGAVLAAARISDHKWVRVPATLVIELFRAIPLLILMFFFYYGNLQWQLGIGPFWDVVFGLTLYNGSVLAEIFRAGIAAVPKGQREASYALGLRKNQVVRLVLLPQAISAMLPAIVSQLVVLLKDTALGFIITYGELLYVAKQMGGRLQYGFPYIPTYMVVAVIYIGLCSLLSLLARYLEGRSRRRRKITGAPPPLPITDAGDATREIGLS
- a CDS encoding amino acid ABC transporter ATP-binding protein, producing the protein MVALTGVNKHYGDLHVLKDINLSIDEGEVVVVIGPSGSGKSTLCRTINRLEPIDSGSITLDGQALPSEGRALAKLRADVGMVFQSFNLFAHKTILQNVTLGPTKVRKADQKQAEKRAMELLERVGVASQADKYPAQLSGGQQQRVAIARALAMDPKVILFDEPTSALDPEMIQEVLEVMVDLARQGMTMVVVTHEMGFARTAANRVVFMADGEIVEESDPETFFTSPTSKRAQDFLGKILKH
- a CDS encoding glutamate ABC transporter substrate-binding protein, yielding MRMRTLVSTVGVAALALTAAACGKSEPSAGGSGGGNASDSCGQLHKFTTASGVDVAGSPTFTKIKSAGKLTVGVKADQPNLGYKDASGKRCGFDIEVARMVSAGLGLDPDKVEYKEIPSANRETAIAGGEIDYYVGTYSITDKRKKQVSFAGPYFIAGQDLLVRKDDTSMDAGKTALKGKKVCSATGSTPIQRVKDEQLTEPSNISEFKTYSECVSQLLDKKVDTVTTDDAILKGYAATAPDQLRVVGKPFSVEKYGIGLPLADKALRDKVNSVLAAGEADGTWKAIYDETLGKSGSDSTPPPLEKY
- the miaB gene encoding tRNA (N6-isopentenyl adenosine(37)-C2)-methylthiotransferase MiaB, translated to MRTYEVRTYGCQMNVHDSERLRGLLEDAGYVRAPEGDDADVVVFNTCAVRENADNKLYGNLGHLAPVKAKKPGMQIAVGGCLAQKDKASIVRKAPWVDVVFGTHNIGSLPALLERSRVEQESQVEILEALEVFPSTLPTRRESPYSAWVSVSVGCNNTCTFCIVPSLRGREKDRRPGEILAEVEALVAEGVLEVTLLGQNVNSYGVEFGDRFAFSKLLRSCGSIDGLERVRFTSPHPRDFTADVIEAMAETPNVMPSLHMPLQSGSDAVLKAMRRSYRRDRYLKIIEDVRAAMPDAAITTDIIVGFPGETEEDFQGTLDVVRQARFAGAFTFQYSKRPGTPAESMENQIPRDVVQERYERLVALQDDMAWGENKVLVGRSVEVLVAEGEGRKDASTHRLSGRGADNRLVHFAVPEGVEAPRPGDMATVEITYAAPHHLVADVFGAVRRTRAGDAWERVQGVPAATPGVMLGMPTIGAQPMEPAAGGCQVG
- a CDS encoding phosphotransferase, encoding MSLLAPDAEPFAFGRDADIYAIDEDWVLRRYRNGHPVRDEADFMRHVAQYGYPVPVVREVDGADMVVQRLEGPTLGEAAIAGELTATDIGLLHADLHRRLQSIPAPSGTPGLVVVHGDLHPLNVISTPDGPVVIDWRDAEEGIAEFDIAMSAIIFAQVALDPSYADLNTLLRDALATYLANSIDPTPGLDAALARRAANRTLTAAERELLPAQEALIRAHL
- a CDS encoding amino acid ABC transporter permease, with the protein product MLSVLTDNWKLFVDGFWTTIRLFLVAGVFSLVLGTALAGFRVSPVPALRGFGTGYVNILRNTPLTLVFAFLVFGAPKMQIELPSYFWSAVTALTIYTSAFICEVVRSGINTVAPGQSEAARAVGMTFLQVLRIVVLPQAFRAIVPPLTSVLIALLKNTTIAAGFSVAEAGAIPAVMAERGENQVLTLVWITIGFLIAIIPLVLLQRWAERRTAVA